Genomic segment of Dromiciops gliroides isolate mDroGli1 chromosome 3, mDroGli1.pri, whole genome shotgun sequence:
GCAACAGCCCGAATCTGCCTCCTGCACTTCTCTAGCCTCAGCTGCCCTCACCCTTGGCCTCTGGCCAGAGAGGAGACACCCCTGAAGCCACTGGGCCTTGTGGCAAGAGCAAGAAGCAGACACAAGACGTCCCCAGCACCAGACAGGGCCACGATCCTAATGCCCTAAGAAGCTGCTCCTTCCTCGTCCTTTACAACTGGCAGAAGGATCTCCATCAGATGTACCTTCTTGACCTCCATGGCAacatcaggaagatgaggctccTTTCTCTCTGGCTCCAAGCTTCTTTCACACCTACCCCAGAGGATGCTATGTCATGGACTGGGCAAAAATTGTAGAGGAATCCACCCTCCAGCTTCCTACATACATCACCACACAGAAAATTCTCCACTCCTGTGACCTAGGGAGCCTAGAAccctgttttttttccccccagtgcaGAGGCTGAACCCATTCCTGGCCAACAGCTGGGTGCAGGTTGTTCCCAGATGAACTCTGACTTTGCCAAGGGAGGAAGAAGCTCTCTCAAGTGAAACACCGTTGGTGGGCGGAGGGGGGCAACCAAGCTACTCTGATCCCCTTGGGTCCCTGTCCCCCCTGTAGCAGTTTGCAGTGTTCACATTTCACTTTTCTCCAAGAGGGATCTCTGGGATGGTGAGGACTATATGTTGGGCTGGAGCTGAGGAATGTTATGAATCCTTTAGTTTCCAAGAAAATAGCCTAATGGAACATGCCCTTTGTATTTGAGACAATCCCCCTGGAATTAGCCGAGTGACCGACACTTCCACCCAACATTGGTTCCTGTAAGATGGGTCCAAAAACTCCCCCTGGTGATCCACAGGCACCAGGAGAGCCCCAGGGTCCTAGGGTGGCCTAACTTTCGAATGTAAAACTGACCGTGCCTTAGTGTTACCATGTCCAGAGCACTGATGGGGCAGTGCATGTGTCCATGAAATGGCCCCCAGGCTAGCCCATAAGCCCGCCTAGCGCTCTACTACAACATGTGTTTTCATTGGCTTCATGGTTTCCTGCATTATCTGCTTTGGGGTAGGTGTAGAGGCTGTGAGCAGAGCTGCCATTGTTGCTCCAGGTACCCTTTACTCCAAGGCCTGGTTCAAAGAAAGCTCAGGGGGCAGTAGATTGAGTGGGAAATACCGATGGCTGCTGGGCTCTTTCCAGCCCTATGGACCACCATCCGGGGTGACCGTGTGGATGCTGCCAGCACCTAGGGAGAGCTGCAGGGTGTAGACTATGCACAAACGACTGGCCCCCTTCTGGGAGCCATGATGGGCAGAGGGTCAGAGCTGGCTCTGGGAGGGGCAGTCTCACCTCACAGAACTTCAAGCCCCTGAGACAGGTTTCATTTCTCGATACTCCTTGTTTCATTATTCATTCAGAAACAGAAGCATTCAAACTGTACAGACCAGATTGATCCTGGGAGGTCTCAAGCCACAGGAGCGAAATCTTCTCGTCCTCACCCTGGGGGGATCTCAGTAGCAATGGTCCAGGCCTCCCTTTGCTCCCTCTcccaagaagactggaaagcgaAACTCCTTGGCTAGTCCCTAATGCACTGACAGGAACCATCCCCTCAAGGACTGATTCTGCTCAAAACTGGATTTTTCCCTCTGGACTTTAGATGCCTCAAAGCAGGAAtaaacattggatttggaatatTTATGTGACTGAGGGCATTCGTGGCTGTAGATTCCTTGACCATAatgttatatgtaatgggaaCTATCttataaacttgaaaaaaataaagtttttattttctatacaaTTAGCTTCTGTTCCTTCTTCTAAAGAGATGCTTGAGTATTGGGACACGATTGACCACCAGGGCAGAAGGGAAGTCAGTGTCATCTCCATCCTTCACAGGTGCTGCCCAAGGAATGGGCCAAAGGGAGCTTCTGTCCCCCCAGCCGTGCCCTTTGTGCTTGGTCCAGAAGACAAACTCCCCAACACGACCTCCCtcagtccttccctccctcagtcCTTCTGCAGCAGAGGCCTGGCCACTAAGTCCCGTTGCTTCCCTACCACCCTAAGTAAGGCAGCAGAGCAGGAATTCACTCCATTTGGCAGATGACAAAAGTGAGACCTGAGGGGTCTCCCACAGCTAATTAATGGTGGGGCCCACAAACACTGATTAATAGGGAATTTGAGTTTAAGACTCAGCATGGCTCCTCCCCAGCTTGGATGAAATAAATGAAAGTCAGTGCAGGAAGCTCTACTCAGGGATGCCCCTGCTGGCTGAAGGGAGACTTGGTTTCTCATTCTGGCTCTTCTGCCCCTGGCTTGGTGTCACCTTGAACACATCCTTTTTCGGGCCCATTTCCTGGACTAGGTAATTTCTAAAGTTCCCTAGCACTGAATCAGctgacaaagcatcagccctgagcTGCAGGGCCTGAGAAGAGGGCACCTGTGCCTACCATGCTAGTGTTGCTCACTCCTTTGTTTTAGTCTGTAGGGCTGTGGGTCGTCCCAGCCCAGGAGTTACTGCCCACGAAGGCGTCCTCTGCTGGAGGGATGTCGAAGCCTGACCAGTTGCACTTCCGTGGATGGGGGAGACAGGTCACAGTGGCAGGGGACCCTCAAATCAGTAGGCTTTGGTCTGGGGGAATTTCAGAGCCTGGCTGGCCAGCTCCCCAATTGGTCTAGGCCTCCTGCAGAGCCTCTGCAGTTCATCCCCCACCCAAAAGAGAGAAGCCTTGATGGCTGGATCATGTCATTTCCCTTGGCCCTTGTtacagtggaaaggacactggacttCGTGGGTGTCCACAAGCCTGGGGCTGTGCTAGGCCAAAGCCCTGCAAGGCCAGGGCTAGCAGCCTGCAGTTGCTTTGAACTGGTGAAGATttgaaaggttgttttttttgtttgtttgtttttgggagggcaataagggttgagtgacttgcccagggtcacacagctagtaagtgtcaagtgtctgaggctgggtttgaactcaagttctcctgaattcagggcaggtactttatccactgtgccacctagctgcccccaaaaggtttTAATAAAACTcacagtctccatagtgattctgtctcctggccatatattcctctatcctaataaatctttatttataaaaaaacatatacacacataacactGTAAAATGAATCTCATCCCTCCTGGACTTAAGCAGCATCTCTTCCCTCCAGAGATGGGAGGTACCaaaaatgatacaaagaaagtgTTTCCATGACAAACAAAAATCCTCCAGGGAAAGAGAAATCCGTTGGTCCTGACAGGAGGCTAATGAGGCACTTTAAGTGGCACTGACAGGCACACCCAGGCATGGGCACTACCCAAGCTAACTGGCACCATCCCATATCCCCCCACACCCCACAGGACTGCTGACTACAGGGCAGCTCTCAGCTCGAAGCAAGCAGCCCCAGGAGCCACTGCTGCCTCTCCAATTGAGCCAGGCAGGGAGGGTTACTCCCAGACAGAGTAGCTGAAGACATAGTTTCTGACACTTCTCCCCGAGAATCAGAGCCAAGCCTCAAAAAGGCTTGGCCTGCCCCACACCCCTCTGCTTCCTCAGTTTGGTCCCTGTCACGGCTCAGAGGATACCATTCACGTCCCCACTCTTGGCAGGGGCAGCTCTGGGGAAGAAGCTCTGAGCGAGTTTGGCCATCCTCCTGTTCTGATGCACGTCTTGGAGGGTGAGGCCCCGGCTCCCATCCCTCTCATCTAAGGCTGTTGCTTGGCGGCTGGGGTGCAGCCAATAGTAGTAGGCACCACGAAGCCCCAGGCCCAGCAAGAAGAAGAGCACAGGCCCAAGCAGGAGCCACGGCAACAGGGAGGGGTTGGGAAGTGGGACATTGTATGCCAGCCATGTGCCTCCCAAGAGGAGGCTGTCCATCACAAGGAAGCTGCAATGGATGATGCTGCGGCTTTGAGTCCTCCCCTCAGACACGTTAAACCAGGAGAAATAGAGGATGACAGCCACGGTGCCCCGGTACAGCCACTCGGATGCAATGGTTGGCATGAAGTCTGTGTTCTGCAGCCAAACCCAGAGGAGCAGGACCACCCAGAGGGTCAGGAAGTGGACAGTGATGTACCTGGGGAAGACAGTGGTGAAGAGGGCCAAGGCCACAATCCGGGGACACAGTAGCAGCAGGTTccagaggaaatagacagtagaAGAGAGGTAACCCAAGGAAGACTTGGTCGGGAGGCAGCTTCTAAGGGCCCGGTGATAATCCAGCAGGGTCCACGAAATGCAAATGAAGGAGGTGCTAATGCCCAGCCCTGTAAAGCACGCACACCACAGGCATGAGCTCAGATCCACGATGCTGAGGCCGTAAACATCACTGGATGGTGTGGCCAAGGTCTCTCCTCACAGCAGTGACATAGGAGAGATTAGCCCCCATTTCAGAAAGGACAGTGGCCTCGGGCTCCCAGAAGAGCTGAGCAGAAGGAACAGAACCCAGCAGGTAGTCGGGTCCTAAGACCCAAGACCGAAGGTGCTGCCCCCCCACACACGAGGCCCTGAGAGCCTTAAGCTAAAACCAAGTGCCCAGAAAACATGCTCGCAGCTCCCCGCCCACCCTTAGGGAGTTCTACCCTGGACCAGGATGTTCCTACCCAGCTCCTACCTACTATGCCTTAGAAGGAACTCCCTTCATGGCAAGCGTTCCTCAGGCCTGCCCCTTACTGAGGGGCTGGGGAGAAAGATGAGGCAGGAGATCTGGGATTGAGCCCCTGGTTTCTTTGGAGTCTGCAAAAAGGCAGAGTGTCTGACTCCTTCCTACCTCACCTCAAAATGTCCCTGAcctaaggggaagctaggtggcatagtggataaagcactggccctggattcagaaggacctgggttcaaatccagcctcagacacttgccacttactacctgggtgtgtgaccctgggcaagtcacttaaccctcactgccccaccaaaataaattaaaaaattttttaaatgtcccgGACCTGGTCCCAGCCCCAGAGCTGCTGCCTCTGCCCCATGCATGACTGGTGGGTGTCCCAGGACCATTCCACAGATAGAAGCTATGCTAAGGCATTACTGGATGGCAGAGGTTCCCAAACTTTCTAGGGTgatggcagccaggtggctcattggataaagcactaggtctggagtcagtcagaactgagttcaaatctggtctcagacacttattagctatgtgaccctaggcaagtcacttaagctctgtcttaatccactggagaaagaaatggcaaaccactccagaatctctgccaaggaaactccacAAGCATTATTGGCATGATATGGGCCAcaggatcaggaagagtcagacatgactgaacaacaattttttCATGGAGCCCATGAACCAAAGGAAATAGCTAACAGTGCCTTTTATTAAAGAGGTCCAAAATGTGGGACTATCCCACAGTGCCCCTGTGAGTTTGCTGCATGCTGTACACAGTTTGGGAACAACATGCTGCCCTGTAGTGGGCAAATCTCTCCGGGCCTGGTAGGCCAGGACCCTGCAGCACATGGGGAAGTGAAGGTAACCTGCCTCCCTCCTGACCCCctcacccaccccacccaccccaaccCTTCGGGTTCTGGGGCAGCACTCACACTGATAGCATTCCACTCTGCCTGTACACAGGGCGATGTGGAGCACCAGGATGAGCTGGGGTGTGGCCTCCAGGAAGGTCTCGAAGAGCCGCAGCATGCTAATGTCCATGGAAATGAAGTTGGCATAGTCCAGGTCAAGCTCGGATGGCTCATCCTGCCTCCACAGGGAAAATCCCACCTTCAGGGCCCGGGCACACCTGGAAGGGCACAGTGCACCAACAGCAGCAGAATTAGGCCTCTGTTTCCTGGGGCAACAGTGCAAAGGACCCCTCATTCCCAGCACCCTGATACTCCCTGCTGAGGGAAGCCCAGGTCTCAGGCCCCAGGACAGGCTTTTGAACCTGGTGTCCATGACATCACTATTGCaggataattggtttcctttgtaatcctaagcattttcttttatacactttttttttttttgcggggcaattggggttaagtgacttgcccagggtcacacagctagtaagtgttaagtgtctgaggccggatttgaactcaggtattcctgaatccagggcgggtactctatccactgcgccatctagctgcccctcttttataCATTTAATAACTTTATTCTGAGGAACCCATGGGCTTGACCTAGACTAGAGGCTTCTGGGACACACAAAAGGTCAGAATTCCAGTTCTGCCTGTCCCCACCGGCCAGGAGGGCCCACCCAGTCACTGAGCAAGCGTTAGGACAGGTGGCACTACCTTTGATTCTAAACTTGCCCATGGAGGAGCTAATTGATGATTAACCTGATCAGATCTGAGATACACACACCTCACCCTTTGCTCCCACTATTCaagggaaaacaaaacccttgatAATAAATGGTTGTTTTTGTGTTAGCCATTCAAAACTGACAGTCATAACAGCTGTTCTTGCTATACTCACCTGAAAACTGTTCAAATTAGTGAATAATCGGAGGAATGCATGTCAGATGGCAAAAACAGCTACAAACAACAAACAGCCTTTAATTTGAGGGCTTTTTCCTTGCATCAGTCCCCACGTTGCCCCTTTGTGATTTATAGTCACTCCCAGCTGCTAGatttgccctctggggccaagaacAGGTCTGTTCCATCTTGCAAATACTAGCATGTCTTCATGTTGCTCTTCTTCAATTGAAACATCTCCCCATCCTGGCTGCCCTTTCTTAAAATGTGGAGGCTGTCACCTCCCAGGACATTGGACATGGGCATTTAGTAAGCACACTTCCCATCATCCTCTGCTCCCGGATCCTATGATCTAGTGGACTCACATACTTTAGATTTCTCAACTCATAtggagcttgcagtccactaaaaccctcagatctttttcaaatgaattgcTGTTTTGCTGTGTCCCTCCCATCCTGTACTTATGAGGTTGATTTGCTAAATCCAAGTGTGTAAGACTCCACTTCtatcccttttaaattttatcttaataGATTTGGTCCAATGTTCTCACCTGCCACAATTCAACAGTCATTCCATAACTGCCTACTACATACAAGGCACCCAGTATAAAAAGACCAATCATGGGGAATCTTTTTTTAGATCTCGAATCTGTCATCGAATCTATTACTCATCTGTTCCCAGCATCGTACTGCCTGTAGATGTAATGACCATACCACCTATACCTTTATTCAAGGTACTGATCAAAATGGCAGCAAAGGCCCACCAGTCAATTGGTAAAAATTGATGAAGGGcctcccatgtgccaggcattgtgctaagccctggagacaCACATATTCTATGCTGCGCTTCTTCCAAGTGGACATCCAATCATTTGGCCAGTTCCCATACCACAGAATGGTATCAATTTAGCTCACATTGCCCCATCTTCTCCATAGAAAGGGCATgggacaagggcagctagatggcacagtggataaagcatcgtccctggattcaggagtatctgagttcaaatccagcctcacacacttgacacttactggctgtgtgaccttgggcaagtcacttaaccctcattgccccacaaaaaaaaaaagaaaagaaaaggcatgagAGAGTCTGATGTTTGGTAAAATCGAGCCAGTCTAGTAACCCTGTAAGAAAGAAGATGAGGCTGGTGTGGCATGACCTGTTCTAATGAGGCATGCTGGCTCTGTGAAGCCTCCCCTCTGACGGGGACTTCTGTCCTTCAGCAAGAACGAAGGCTAAGGTTCCATCCCAGACACTGGCCCTTCTTTGGGCCTTCCGTGGGTGCCTGGCCCACTTTCTCAGCTCTTTCAAAGATCACATACTAACAgtggctctctatccaccagcCAGTTAGCCTAGGAAGTAGTTTGTCTGAACCTGGTCACTTGAACTTATCAATGGCATCCAGGTCCTAATGACTGGGTACTTTTGTCCTGGCCTTTCCCAGCAAAGCTCACTCTCtctggcagagaaaacagaataaTAAAAGTTGGTTTAGGAGGTAGAACATAGACCTTGGGGTGGAGAAGACCTAGATTTCAATCCTGCTTCTGCTACTAAGATGGAagctgtgggcagctagatggtgcagtggatagagcaccggccctggactcaggagtacctgggttcaaatccggcctcagagacttgacacttactagctgtgtgaccctgggcaagtcacttaaccccaattgcctcacttaaaaaaaaagatggaagctttggagctagaaggggccaTGGAGTGCAGCTCTCTCCTTCTACAGATCCCACAGTGGCTCTAGCCACTGAGCAGGTTCCTCCACCCCAGACTATCTGGACAACTTTTGTACCCCTGCCCTAGAGACCTTCTCTAggactgtaaactccttgtgggcaggtCTTTTGGGCTAGTATACCCAGTggtttagtacaatgcctggcccatagtaagagGTTAATGAATAACTGCTTTCCCTAATCTAATccaaaaggaggggaagaggacaatcGCTAAGGTCCTTTCCGCTCCAAATCCAGGATGCTCTGCTCTGTCTTCACTCCAGCTGTCCCAGGCCACAGGGCTGTCCCACCTTTGATTGACTACTAGGGCTAAAAATGAGGTTGCATGAAAGATTAGAGTAAATAAAAAACTATCGGGTTAAAAAACCGCCAAGGCTTTTTGTAATGATTAGCTTCAATCCCCCACCTCGGCTCATCCTAAGCCTCAGTGTTCTCAGAGTGACTTTTCCAGGCCTCATCTTCAGACGACAGAGGAAAGTGACCAATCATCACAGCACAACAAGTGCAGCTTGGGAGGTCTGGGAAGGGGACATGGAGCAAACAGACAGCTCTTTGCTGTTGTTtggtgaacattttttttttccagttaaaaagGCAACTCTCTCAGGAGCCGTGACCCCGAGACAATTGGGGAGGGctcattccatttccatttccaggaACGATCCCACCCGTTTAGTTTTCACTACATTTTCAACTcaaaaccaacaagcatttattaagagctttctGTGTACTGGGCCCTTCACAAGCATCTCTCGCTCCAAAGAGCCCTATTTGAGAGGTGGGGAAGGCATTATGACCCTATTTcagaggtgaggaaacaggcccaataAGGAGAaaagtttgcccaaggtcacagaacaaaTGATTAGCAGGACAGGACTTTGAACCCGTCACCTGACACTATGAGACCTCACTAGCCAAAAAAATTTCTCCACTTGGTCCAGGGCCGAAGAAGCAGATTTGAGGAAGAGCCCACAACATAAAATGCTGTTCTGGTCCCTGGCTGCACCCCAGGGCAGGAGAGACTATGGCATTTTATTTGTATCCAACCGTCTGTGCCCCTCAGGGTACCAGGATTACTGCACTGAGCTGGAAGGGTAACACTTGTAGTCGAGTCCCCAAGGTCCACCTGGAGGAGGAAGCAGCTACCATATACCAGACTTCACCCAAGGCACAAATGGAAGGCTGCTGAGGGGGCCTGAGATGGCAGCAGGCTTGGCAGTCACAGTGCCCACTCCTGGAAATGATGCCCAAGGCTTTAATCGGGCAATCACTGGCCCATCTCTCACCAACTCACTGCTGGAAGTAAGACACTTCCCTCTGGGTCTTGCAAAGTAAAGTGGCAGATGAGGCGCCTTCCAGCTTCACCATTCCCTAggaataataactggcatttctaTAGTGACAAGTAgcttggtacagtggagaaagagATGGCCTTCGAGTCCAAGTCCTATCTGATGCATCCTGGCTGGGCaggaccctgggtgagtcactttacttcagaggggggaggggggaagagagaaaaacagctgattgagagagagagaggtagaaagacAGACAACATTTAAGCACTTACTTCGGATACCCCCCTAAGAATGCCCCCTACCTAGGAACTCAGTAAGGTCTCCAAGATaacttctctgcctccctccctcctccgcaCCTTCCGACCCCGCCCCCTCCCCGATTTACCGGTCCCTCCCAAAGTCTTTaaaatccccctcccctcctttagaAAGGAAGCTCCCAGCGGGGAGGCTCAGTGcttcttttctagtttttattCCCAGGGCTGAGCACGTAAGGATTTACCAGGCTTTATATCAAAGGATTTAAATGCTTTATCTAATCTGATCTACTAAAGATAAGGCTGGGAGTTAagagctggggagggaggagcaaGTGAGTCCTGCCCACGCTTCCCAATTTCTTAGGACACATGGCCTCTGGCTAAGAATATTAGTCCTAGttataatgatagcatttatactTAGGGCGGCTGGGTGGGGTGGTGGGCAGTgtcggcctggagtcaggaggaccgctttctagctgtgtgaccatgggcaactcgCTTACgcgctgcctcagtttcctcatctgtaaaatatggggagcataacagcacctacctctctggGTTATTCCGAGCGTGAGCTGAAATAATTATAAAACGCTTAGCAGAGTGACTGGCAGATAGCGGGCCCTAAGGAAATGCTTGTGTCCTTTCCTTCCCCGACTAGAACTGGCAAGGACCGTAAGTGCCATCTAGCACCCCCCCCCACGACGCGTCACTggacagagggggaaactgaggcacagtcgGGAGGCGCGGGGACTTGCCTATGCAGGTAGCCCAGGTGCAGGAAGTGCAGCAGCGCCAGACGGCGGCCCGAGGGCAGCCCTGGGTGCAGGTCGTCGGGGTCTCCGCTGTACCAGGCCCAGCTGAAGAGCTGCAGGGCGGCCGAGGCGAGGCCCAGCGCGGCCAGCTGCAGCGCAGCCCACGGCAGGCGGCCCTGGAGCGCGTACTGGCCCGCGGCCCACACGTCGGCGCCCAGGTCCAGCACGAAGGCGCCCGTGCCCAACGCCGTCAGCACCAGATCACGGAGCCGGCAGGCCCGGGAGGGCCTAGACATGACCCCGCTTCCTCCCGCCTCGGCTGGTACCACTCCCGCTCAGGACGCCGGCGGGCCGGGTCAGTGCGAGGCCGGCTGGAATGGAGCGCGGAGGTTCCGCCCCTTCCATCGCGTCCCCGCCTATCCCCGCCACGCCCCGCCCCTTCCATCGCGTTCTCTCCTATCCCCGCCACGCCACGCCCCTTCCATCGCGTCCCCTcctatccactatatcatctcttcccctttccttcccttcggGGCccgccccctccctccttttccttacAAGAGCCCcgcccctttctcctcctcaagGAGCGGCCAGGACCAGATATGCTCCACCTCCTCCCTAATGGGACGGAGCCCAAGAGAGTCTCTCCCCAGCACTCCCCTCCCCAGCCAGGTCTCCAGTTGTTTGCTTTTTAAGCTACTTGAGCTCCAGTCGGGAAGTATCGAAACGGggaggagcctcagtttccccttgtaGCAAAGGGCTACTACTGAtccaaaccccacccccaccccttagtAGAGAAGGTTAACACTTTTTGGAAAGTAGAGGGTGTGAAATCAACCATGTTCAAGGCCTTTGTCGGGTCTCTGGTTCCCTGTCCAGTGTGGATGTGCCACGAGGTACCCCGACCCCTCCATCCAGGCATCTGTTTGGAGGAGATGCCTGTCCAGGAAGCGTAATCACAGGTCGCAGAGGTGATGGTCAACCTGTGGCCCAGAACGGACACAATGTCAGCGCTGGGAGAGACCTCGGAGGTCACTCAGTCCAGATTAAAGTGAAATATTCAacgaaaaaataaaaataccactGAATCTTGAGGTGTGCAGCCAGCAGGATTGTTGACTCCCTTGCTGTGGGAGTTCCACACAAGGAGTCGAAgcctattttcctcatctgagaatgattttttggagggggaggaagtTCTAGgagggaggaatcaggaaaggcagtGTGTCagtaaatcaagtcaacaagcatttatttggcacGTACTGGGCAACGTGTTAAGCACTTGGGGTACAAAGGtaaaagtcagtccctgctctcaaagagctcacggTGTAATGGGGAGATGACATGAAGGGACAACTAtgttcaaacaagatatatgtGGGATGAACTGCAGATGGTCcccagagggaaggtgctagaatgaagagaaatcaagaaagtgGGCCCCCAGAAGATGCAAttgtagctgagacttgaaggaagacacgGAAACCAGGAAGCAgcgatgaggaagaagaggagagacagTATTCCACCCATAGAATAGTCCCAAAATAGAGAAGGAGGGTCTTGGCAGCTGTATATGGAAGTGGAAAGAGCAAGAGGCCTGTAGTgggtaagacctgaattcaaattcagcttcagacacttacaaactgtgtgagcctgggcaatttCCCTTAACTcctgtctggctcagtttcctcttctgtaaagggggtataataacaacacctacctcccagggttgtcgtaaggctcaaatgaaataacactggAAAGTGCTCAGCATGGTAGGAGTTTAcacagtaggagtttaataaatactcatttccttccttctttgaggTACAGCAAGGTGAGCAGTGTCACAGAATGGCAGATTCCCAGAGGGGGAGATTGGGAAGCGGGGAGGGGCCAGGCCGTGAAGAGCTTTCTCAGTCCGgggctctctcttgctctctctcctcatgtaTCCCTTTGACTTCCCAAAGGACTGGAGCTTCAGAATCTTTTTGCCTGCTCCAACCCCTCTCCCCACAATGCTTCTCTTCTACCGGGGAGCCAGGACTCTGATCAAGTGAAGCCCCATCATCAGGCAGAGGAGGAGCAGGGACCCCGACAGCCCACAGGAGGAGTTGATACACCTTTCATAGCCTGCAAAGTCCACCTCCCTCAGGGCACACAGCTGCTCTGCCCGGCAGCCCTGCTCACAAGGGTCCAAATCATAACTGACAGAGTTGTACCGGTAGTATCTCTGCAGGGCACAGTTATCCTGGGTAAGCTGGTCCAGCACCCGCTGCATGGAGGCTGCTGAGCCATCCAGGGCCTGGAAGGCTTCAGTCAGACGGTATTCCTTCTCCCACCTTGGGGCCTGCAGGTTGGCATGGGTGAGATTTAAATAGTAAGTCACCATGTCCTGAAGGGGCAAGAACAGAGGCCGATGTCAGCTAGGATCTGGTGTCTGATGAGCCAAACACTTccagcttcctcttcctcctcctcctccttcctcctcctcctcctccccctcctcctcctcctcctcctcctcctcctcctcctcctcctcctctcttctctctctctctctcctcctcttcctcctctctcatcttttcctccccctttttctccctctcagatGCCTGTGGCACTTAATGTGTATTACCTAAGGCTGAAAAGCTCAACTGGATCTGAGATATAACAACAACTAACTGATTTAGTGCCggtccctattttacaaatactatctcatatGATCTTCACACACCAAAccgaggacactgaggcagatgggggtcacacagctaatgaaaaGGCTTATCAGTCTGAAGCCCTTTCGTCCCTTCAAGGGTGCAGATCACAACCCAATGTGAGAAGTTTTTGCCCCCACCTGGTAATGGCCATCTGAGGACCAGCCAGGCCAAGTTTAGTTCACCAGAGGGGCTCAGGCCTCTCTAACCTT
This window contains:
- the XKR8 gene encoding XK-related protein 8 yields the protein MSRPSRACRLRDLVLTALGTGAFVLDLGADVWAAGQYALQGRLPWAALQLAALGLASAALQLFSWAWYSGDPDDLHPGLPSGRRLALLHFLHLGYLHRCARALKVGFSLWRQDEPSELDLDYANFISMDISMLRLFETFLEATPQLILVLHIALCTGRVECYQWLGISTSFICISWTLLDYHRALRSCLPTKSSLGYLSSTVYFLWNLLLLCPRIVALALFTTVFPRYITVHFLTLWVVLLLWVWLQNTDFMPTIASEWLYRGTVAVILYFSWFNVSEGRTQSRSIIHCSFLVMDSLLLGGTWLAYNVPLPNPSLLPWLLLGPVLFFLLGLGLRGAYYYWLHPSRQATALDERDGSRGLTLQDVHQNRRMAKLAQSFFPRAAPAKSGDVNGIL